The genomic stretch GTATGGATCGAGATTCTTATGGTTTCTGCTTCTGATTGGTCAGGATAGCCTGGTGACAAGAAATTGTGTTGAAAATTGTCCTTGATTGTCAAGATTTAGATGTATTATCTCTGCAGTGTTTTATGCGTACACCTTTAACTTAATAAATGGATAGTAGAATCTGGAAGAAAACTGAGCCCTAGTTATGAACAGTTATTCAGAAAGGCCTTATAAGAATTAACATTgcttattaatttttgttgttgggGAAGTAAGTTTGGGACTATTTGATGAGCAATAACACATGTTGAGGATAATGTGCATAAATCATTTAAAGGAGTAACGAGATACAAATTTTCCTTCCTCAACCTTCCTTATCCTgaaaacaagagaaagagaaatttacATCAAGATTTATTGTTGCTACTACTATTTCATCTTCAATTTTGTGATGATGGCTATCTTATTGGTTTATTTCTCCTGAATAACTAATAGCGTATACTTTTCTGGACCTGCTGGATTTAATGATGttccattattgttgttattgcatatttaaaattaaattaaatttaaaagctTGTATATATTATAGCtataaattttacttttgaaATATTCATTTATGTAAAAAGTATGAACTActacaataattattattaaagacAAAATTACTAGAGTTTGATTGGATCATCAAAAAGCTATTTTTAGTGTTATCATATAtgtttgattaataattaaaaaaagagtttttttcattaattttactaaaaactattttattatacaaatTTAAGATTacgaaaagattaaaaaatagatGAGTTTTAGCGAAAAATGCCATTATGTTGCTGCTATttaattgcttttttttttaaattttttttctcacttttctTTCAAGACTAAATTCTTAGATCCGATCCTCACTCGAACAATTTCGCGGCTACGACTAAATTCACTCTCCAACTTCTCCAGGTGATCTCTCAACTtcgtttttttttattcttttggttTTGCGCCATAATGATACTATTCGATTCAATCTTCTTTCTTGCTTTACTGCTTTGTTTGCATTTCTTCTCCTATGATTTATCTTCTCTTTTCATTTCCagttttttttccttgtttacTGCTCTCCTTAATTCACTTTTGGCACGGATCAATGATGTAttcattttctagtttttggTTACATAATATATTTGGCAAAGAACACATCAATTGGAAGCTATTGCTTCTTTTACTGTCAGTTCTTGTAAATTTACTTGTATGGATTCAGATTTGCTTGGTTTCTTCTTCTGATACATCAGGATAACGTGGTAGCAAGAAATTGTGTTCAAAATTGCCCTTGATTGCCAAGTTTTAGATGTATCATTTTCTGCAGTGCTTTATGCCTATAGCTGCACCTAAATAGGTGGATACCGGAATTTAGAAAGAAAACGGAACCCTAAGTTATGAACAGATATTCAGAAAGTTGTTATAAGAACATTTTAACTTCGCTTATTAATTTCTGTTTTGTGGTAGGATAAGTAAGTTTCCGACTATTTAATGATTGCTAGCACGTGCAGGACAATTTGCACAAATTGGTGAGACGAATAATGAGAtacaatttttttcctttttcccctTCAAAGAATGGTATTGTGTTAACCTTCCTAATGAAAAGGAGCGGGACAGAAATTTACAGTTATCAATATATACCGTTGCGACTACTATTAGAACATTATTTCATGTTGATGCCTATCTTATCGAGTTGTTTCCCCCAAGCGACTAATGGACTTAAAAAATGTCCCATCTCTTGTATTCACATGCCATTCTAAagtttgtttaaaattttcctCTAACCGATCAGATTAACACTAGATGGTTGGGGTTTTTTAATCTATTCATCCATAAATCATGCCATTTCTTAATGCTTCGGTATATTTGTTTGCAAAATGGTCCACTCATCTTTTATATAGTTTGGCTTGTTAAGTGAGAATTTCTTTCTTGCATTTCTGTCTGATCGTTTTCCTTATCGGATTTTCTGCTTAGTCATgtacttttatttcattttcgcAGGTCTTGCAAGTTTCAACTTGATTTCATGGACAGggtaaagagagagaaaatggttaattttaaatttttttctcacTACCTCACTTGCTATTTATGATGTGGGTTGGTCGACAGTACCTGGGAATCGATAAGATTGGAGAAGGAGGTTATGGTGAGGTTTACAAATGTTATGATACTTTAGATGAAAAAATGGTCGCTGTTAAGAAGATTTTCTTCCTCGGTGATCGTGATGGTGTCCCAGGCGAGGTAATAAGGGAAGCCTCCATTCTAAAAGAGACGAAGCATGATAATATTGTCAGGTTTGCTCCTCACCTTACTACATGACGAAGCCTAATAATTCCTCTTATTTCTTCTTAGGTAGTTTCTTTTTTGTGGTAGCGCCTGTTTTGTGGTTCCCATTGTTTTACTTTGTTCACAGGTCATGTACCTTTCTGTATAGTTTTAGTGTCATGTATGCATAAGTCGAACTCTAATTTTCCgtcatgttttgaatttagtTATGCATTTCCTGGTCTATTTTACTCGAATGGCATGTGATATATTCCTCTAATTATGGTGGTACATAACAGGTTGCTGGATGTCTTGAACGAAGAAAAATCTGTGTATCTCGTGTTCGAGCATCTGGACTTAAATCTCTTGACATTTATGAAGGGAATAGAACTTCCTAGGGATTCTCAAGCTATAAAAGTGGGTGAGATCTGTGCATATGAATGCTTGTGGTTGCGCGTTTTCTGTTAAGTAATTATTGTAGGAATCTATAGGCATGGACATTGGAATCAGGAACAGAACCGTCATTGTCTCAGTGGAAAATGATAACTTTATTTCTTGCAATTCTTTACATAAAATAGGGGTAAAGCTATGGAGACATTCAGGAATCAATTATTGTCACATGACTCACACCACATTGTTTAATTGCAGCATGCTAACAAAGAAGACTAGGTAAATGTTGGGAAATTATCTGGTTACATTGTTTTTCAGTATTTTTAATGCAAGTAACTCAAATAACTGTAACAAGTATAGAATATGTGGCACGTACAATTTCCCAGAAACCTAAGTCTATACTGGTAGCAAAGTTCCACCTAAGTTAAAAGGGGAACGAAAAGCAGGCAGAGACAGGGctagattaaaataaaatgtaaaccATAAATGCTTAATCTGTCATGTGGTTCATGGTGATTCGACTCTCTCTTTGCAGGACTATCTGCGTCACATTCTGTCTGGTGTGGCTTACTGTCATGCACGTAAGATTCTTCACCGAGATTTAAAACCTGCAAATTTGTTGATAGATCTCAGAGAAAACAGAGTGAAGGTAGCAGACTTTGGATTGGCTAGGCCAGTTGGTGTTCCCTTGAAGTCATATACTGAACAGGTATTAGTAATCACATGTACATTCTTGGCCTGCTTTTAGTCTTAATCTGCTAACTGTATCGTTGCATTGTTGAATTGTCAGCTTGGTTCAATGAAACCAATTTAAGAATTTTGCTGCTGGTGATGTTTTGACAAATTGTGctccttatttttcttcctttccctcTTTTTCTGACAATTTACATGCATTCACGGATGATGTTAGTTGACAGGAAAtactgtttcttttttcttgttcttatttatgttattttgtatcATACAATACATCTGCTCGGATTCATGtttgttttctcaaatttttggccaTCTCTATAGGTAGGAACTCCCAAGTACAGGGCTCCAGAAATTTTGCTTGGCTCACACCAATACTCTTCTGCTGTTGACATCTGGTCTGTTGGTTGCACATTCGCTGAGATGGTAATCTGGCAGCCTCTTTTCACCGGCAGGACTGAAATTGATCTACTGCTCTCAATATTTAGGTATCGCACCTAGCTTATAAAACCCAGTAGAATTATAGTGCAGCAATCTTAAAATAGATTCTGTATGTAGCATTTTGGGCACACCAAATGAAGAAACTTGGCCTGGGGTGACCTCTTTATCTGAACAGATTAATCATCTACCCAAGAGCAATCCTAAGGTAATTCTTCCTTGATGGGTGCTTTCTTCAATCCTCTGATCTTTTTGGACAttgaaataatttcattttcaatttactGCATTGCCAGGAGCTGGCAAAGGTGTTCCAAGATCTTGAACCTGCCGGAGTCAATCTTCTCTCTGTAAGTTTAATCTACTATACTTGAGCATGTGTAAGATGAACTAGCTCTCTATCATGAGAAACTGTAATTCTTTTACATGGTGTGAGGCCATTCATTAGGATAATAACAACTTTAGAATAAAAGCTTCACAGCCATGTATTAGATTTACAGCTCCATATTACTCCATGCAAATTAGGTGATTTAACAATGTGTTTTATACGTACCAGAAAATGCTGTGTCTGGACCCAAGCAAAAGAATTACTGCTCGCGATGCGCTCAAGCATGAGTATCTCACTTAGCCTGCTATCAACTTGGCATTCCCCGTCTTCATCTCTCTGTTATGTTGATAGTTAAGAGTCACTAGTTTTCATCTGAATAAGCAAGTGATAGATTGTTCTACCCCTGCTTGTTTGAACTACCAAAACTCCCATAACTTTCCTGCCATCGCCTTATCAATCTGtcaggtgttttttttttcacgcAATCTGTCATAGTAGCTGGTAAAGTAGTACTTCTGTGAAAATTACTTGTTATTTTTTGCCCCAACTCTGATGTGAATGTCTTGTGTGAGAATTATTGAGACTCcgttctttttgtgtttttaatttttaatttttgatttatttttaattttttattttgatagtctgtttttaaaaaaattaaaaatatattctttttgtcatttaaaaaaattattttcttaaaacagaaaattaaaaaaatttactttagaattttgagaaaatttattttataatattttattcaataaatttgattattaaataataaaattaactatttttaataaaattttactattaaaataaataataaatttgattaataaattattgatatttgagtgataatttatattaaatattattatacataagtataatatatttaataatatattctatgttattttatatttttaattataatatagagttaaaacatgaaaaatggattgtgtttttcatattttggatttagagattattttgactaaaaacaaccaaaacaatatttgttgttttgggttttcttaataatttttttttttatttttgaaaatgtatttttaaaaataacaaaataaatgtatttttattgttttaaaaaattaaaaattaaaaatagtttgaaaatgacaaagacGCAGTctaacttttttattattctaataaaatagtttttggaAAATTTAACTTGTGGGTCTCTTTTTCAAAATGTAACAGTCAACTCTTGGAACTTTTGTTCTATAttctatataaataaatacatttaagaactgataaatattctatataaataatgtttttgcTTAAATACTGCCATATaagatgatataatttttatttatttatttgaggtGTTTGAGTTTTGCTTGACCAATCCTTAGGGGCAGATGACCTTCCAGCCTGATGCACTCTTCAAGTAAATTCGAATACAGATACAGTTTATACACATTCAAAGATGGACATTTAGTATAATCCATGCAagacttaaattttttagtaagtTGCTGCACTAATTCGAATCTTGATACTCCATGTGAAACTTCAAGTGTTTTACTATTGTATCATATTTGTGGGGCTAAGATGAtataatttttctcatatttagtttttaagaatgtgaaaatatataataattaaatttgtaagAATATTATTACAACAATATTCTGATTATGTATTTTACACAAACATTGTGTTAACGTataattttacaagaaaaaaaatattgtcatTGTGCACtactatttcttttttcttgcgATTAAGTAAAGATTATATCATGATACAAGAACTGAGCCTACGGAAATTCTGTTAATTACActgacagaaaaaaaaaattgttaattaggaaaaagaaaaacacactaTTCTCTTCAAGAGGGCCCAAAAAAGGAATATTACCGGACTCTAAATGACAGATTCCTAAGACATTAATAGGCAAAATATCAGGCTCTATATCAACAGTAATCTTTAAACATGCCAGTGAATGGAAGTTGGAATATGGACAATTCTCCGTTGATCTTTCTTGGCAAGGAAGCTCTGAATATCGGACTGGTCTTTGAGCATGCCAGTGAATGGATTAGCAAGGGCAGGGATCTGGGAATCAGTTTCAAGAATAATTTTAGGACAATTTCTACCATCAGCCTTCATGACAGCATGCCTGGCAACGTGCTCTTTAATTGGTGGAGCAGAAACTCCATTTTTAAAACATGCCCATAGAACTGCTGGCCTCTCGTTTCTAGCAATCACTGCATCCATGCAGCCATCCTTAGAAAACTGCTtcaatgtttattttttttttttttttattaacatacCATCACGAGCATCTCTACTATTTGACCCCATAATATCAGTAGGAGATGTAAATCAGAGGACCTGACAACCAGTTTCGATCCCTAGCACAACCACAAATGAAAGAgcgacaaatattttttaatttttcaatatcgCTCCTGGCCACTGAGTTTCCTCTCCTAATCAAGCCTCAAACATAGAACTTGAGAGCCCAAAGAACATCACCCTAGAAGATTCTTCCTTTACCAACGGAGTAATGCCTCAGACAAACATTAATGTTTATCTTGATACATGACTTGGAGGGGAATGCCAATCATGCCATAcatctcccttttttttttttacactgtGCTAGACGATGTGTGTTTGGAAATTTCTTTTGTGCTCACTCCAGGCTTTGCCCATTTCCCTCGTAAACTTCTCCATAATCAGAGCCTCCCCAGTAAATTTAAGATAGTTTCTCTTTTTCCAGATCTTCTCAAAAAAGTAGCAGTCAATAACAGGAAGTTGCCATGCTCCTCTTTGCTTCCACATATCATATTTGGGATTCAGGGCAAGAGCTAGCCATGTTTGAATGCCCATCTCTCAGAATAGAAACCTCAAAACTTGATCCAACGGACCCTATGTTTCAGGGTTACCTTTGGAAAATAAACACTGCATTATCAAGAGTTCGGAAGCTAACTCCTTTCTTGTAGGGATCAGATTTGCCGCCGCCCTCCAAGGCATCGTGTGAAGCCTACTGTGCATTTTAGCTGATCATATCTTCTTCCAGTCATTAGGAGTTTGGATTGAGATTACTTGGGATTGGATATTGTACCCTGAGCTTGTTGTAAAGGCAACATTCTGATCAGGGACCCAAATCCAagaattttctctcttcttgatGTGAATGGGGATGAGGAGTATATTGTCAACTGTAGCAGGGGaaaataatgtcctcaaaccgTTCGTTTCTCCATGGCAGTGAATCCCAGTTGATGCGATCTTAAATTTCCACCTGGGGCTGTTGATCTGGTAATCTGCTTAGAGGTTTAAATGAGACCTGCTAGGGTATCCAAGGATCCTCCCATGTTTTAATAGTCTCTCCATCACCCAGAAACTTACAAGCCCCTGTTAGAATCACCTCCTTGGACTTTGTGATTTCCTTCCATATAGTTAGCCTATTTTTGGAGGTGGTGACTGGCACTACCGCTAAGAAGTCTTAGATTTTAATAAGGAAATAGGAAGCCCTACACTATAGCAATTACTATCTATTATTTAAAACATTCCAAATCAATTACGAAAATTTACCATAAcctttattttagaatttaagtGCCCATCGGTCTGAAGTTTATCAACTGGTTACATTGTTTGAAATTAACTAGAACacacaaaaaagaaacataatttttccaTGCACAAGTCTAATGAAGTGTGAAGACATATTGTAGTCTGAAGCGTGTCTAGGGTCTATGTAATTAAAATCGCTTACCATAATCCTTACTATTAGAGTCGATGTTAATCTTTAAATCTAAAAATGTTGAGGGATAAGTCTACACTGATTTAATGAGAGGTAAAGAACAATATAATAGGAATATAAAattaatgcatcaaaaaataaattgtcaTGCCACGTGATACCAACATTTTATACTTCCCTTTTGTATTAATACTGTCAGTGTAGCGTATcaaatataagtataaaatGCACAATTCAAGGcaacaaaaattctattttttccaaaTGCATTATAAAATAAATGTCAACATAACATATCAAGAATACAAGAATGATTAGCAATATGAATACAGTAAATGCCATTATAATACAAATTACTTACTCACAGTGTTATATTCGAAATTTCCTCAGTTGCCTTTTGGCTAAGTTGTGCCAAAATcacctaacaaaattattaaagtaatatgAGAATTAACTAAAAAGAGGTGCAAGAACTAGAATATTCCCCAATGATCTAAAACTTCAATCCTAACTAACTAACAGACCACGAATAGAATGAGTGCGAAGAAGAAATAGGACAAGGTGAATATAATTCTATGCTTTTTAAGAAAGCATGTTGAGTTTTAATGAAACATAAGGACTAAGTTttgggtttttaaaaataaacttggGCATGATTTGTAATAAAATTGGGCTTGACCCAAATTGAGTTTGTTTTTGCTaccaaattaaaataagaattgaGTAACCATTGGATTTAGCTAACCCCAATggtaatatatatctatttagGAATCAAATAAACCATGGATATCATAAACTAATCCAACTAAAATAGGGATTGGACAAACAGGAGTACCATATGCTAATTCAAATAAATCAAGAATTAGACAAACTGAAATATGATAAGGTAATCTCAATAATACTTATTAAATCAAAAATTGGATAACGATTGGAATTGGCTATCCTAATTATCCTTATTCAATTTGGTCATTAATAATGCTGGAATAACTTGGAGCAAATCATGTGCAACCTATCCATGGATTGGATTAGGCTTGCATCAACCAACCAAACACCCTAAATTGATTTTAGGGTTTGGGAGGTCTAGTAGCCCAAGGAGTACAGTGTGCATGAGTGTTTGAGGGAGGGAGAGCCAGTTGGTGGCGGTGGCTTCTGACCACTTCTCGATGATGGAATTCATGTACAGTGGTGcaggtaaaatttaaaattttatgtgcaTCAGATATACACAATGGAAGCAATAAATACACACCTTATACACAACTTGGATATTTAAACAACACGTTATTTCattatataaaatacaataaataatatacttacAACCTGATATCAGGATGGGTACAAAAACTGTTTTTGTACGAAGATCGATAACTTCTCATCGCATGGAGGGCTTAGTCTGTCCACATCTAACATGCAATCCAATACCATTACGTACACCACTTTCCATGCTAGCCAGAGGATTTTGATTCACAGGCACCCATGTGTCCTTTCACACGTGACACTCACGCTCAATTAATTTACATAAACAGAGATAGAAACAGATAGAAGCACACAGAGGAAGCAGAAGCCAAGTGAAATAACCTCTAATTTCTACCTATTTCATGTCCAATTGGAAGGGTTGGCTCCACCAGCCCTTCCGCCAACCCTTTCAATTGCTTGCCACATAGACTACACTAAGAAGGGTTGAGACTGCACTAGGAGTTGACTCACACCGTAAACTAATCGAGTGCTGAGGCGATCGATTGCTTGCATTGAGGCAGTCGACTCTCAGTACTTTGACTCGTTAACAATTAATGTATAAAGGGAATCACATGTATGACGgtaaaggtaaaaataaattttttaccatGTATCAGATATGCgcaatgaaatataaaatttttaagcaACACACATATTCattaaatgaacaaaaataaatgctTACCTATTGTTCGATATGTAAAGGTGGAGTACAAAAACAGTTTCTATACTAAGACTGAATTCACTTCAAGATGTGGTGGTCCTAGTTGGTCCACACATAATATACTGAATGGTATCATTCTAGTCACATTTTCCCGTGTCAGACATAGCGATTCTATGTATCACCAGTGCCTGTGTCTAAAAATTATACGCATGACCTTCACATGTATAATTTATggcaacaaaataatttatagagaACAAGAGAAACAACATGAGTCTGTAAAGAGAGGAAAAAACAAAGGGCCCTGCctcttttaattaatcaatccCCCCTccccttattttcttccttctcctaattCAATTCCTTCCAAAATCTCCCCCCTCCAATAATACAAGCAATCACTCAAGAGATTACTATATAATTTCACTATACACTATTAGCATGAGGGGACaagggtcaacttttgaccaataATTTTCAAAGACATTTCAAGCACATGATAGCAATACCAAACGCAACACTATAtagtgtgtgactttctagattcactgCCCGCTAGCAATCAGATAATACCAAAACTCCTTTCGATATCAATCAACTCCTTGACCCATCACCGGAACTTCTCCAAATCCCGACGACGTTCTGAGAGTTTCTGAGTAGTGTCTAACAACGATTCAAGACAATATATAGATGGTAGTGAAGTCTCACTACAAGTTAATTTGttacagttgacgattactgtgtgctataatccttccatcacctaacctTCTCGATTGAGCAAGAGTCATAGAATGACAaattcacaaactcagtaactatgtgttagATTTTATTAATGTGACTAGGTGACATCTTAAGAAACACATTTCCTGACTTTCAATCTGCCTTGACTAAGGATTGTCCCGTCACACTAATAATAGATTacataggacgttcaccccatcaaatatCGATGAGGGCAACAGATTCTATTCCCA from Diospyros lotus cultivar Yz01 chromosome 9, ASM1463336v1, whole genome shotgun sequence encodes the following:
- the LOC127810240 gene encoding cell division control protein 2 homolog isoform X2, with the protein product MDRYLGIDKIGEGGYGEVYKCYDTLDEKMVAVKKIFFLGDRDGVPGEVIREASILKETKHDNIVRLLDVLNEEKSVYLVFEHLDLNLLTFMKGIELPRDSQAIKDYLRHILSGVAYCHARKILHRDLKPANLLIDLRENRVKVADFGLARPVGVPLKSYTEQVGTPKYRAPEILLGSHQYSSAVDIWSVGCTFAEMVIWQPLFTGRTEIDLLLSIFSILGTPNEETWPGVTSLSEQINHLPKSNPKELAKVFQDLEPAGVNLLSKMLCLDPSKRITARDALKHEYLT
- the LOC127810240 gene encoding cell division control protein 2 homolog isoform X1, with amino-acid sequence MMWVGRQYLGIDKIGEGGYGEVYKCYDTLDEKMVAVKKIFFLGDRDGVPGEVIREASILKETKHDNIVRLLDVLNEEKSVYLVFEHLDLNLLTFMKGIELPRDSQAIKDYLRHILSGVAYCHARKILHRDLKPANLLIDLRENRVKVADFGLARPVGVPLKSYTEQVGTPKYRAPEILLGSHQYSSAVDIWSVGCTFAEMVIWQPLFTGRTEIDLLLSIFSILGTPNEETWPGVTSLSEQINHLPKSNPKELAKVFQDLEPAGVNLLSKMLCLDPSKRITARDALKHEYLT